A stretch of the Acidimicrobiales bacterium genome encodes the following:
- a CDS encoding aldehyde dehydrogenase — translation MDERRQLFIGGKWVDSAATASIDVISASTEEVLGRVPDAVPADIDRGVAAARAVFDGGEWSGLAPTDRAAYLNALAQALQRRDTEITSTITSENGSPISLCSMLQLLPTTMTLDYYADLARNLQVEERREGMLGGVVVRREPIGVVAAIVPWNVPLYTAALKLGPALAAGCTVVLKPSPETALDAYLLADALIEIGLPPGVVNIVAADRETSAYLVTHPGIDKVAFTGSTAAGKTIAAACGELLRPVSLELGGKSAAIVLDDADLGQVADALLPMASMMFSGQACIAQTRVLAPQDRYDEVVEALAEKVRTLPVGDPFDPSTMFGPLVSSRQRDRVESYIALGQEEGAKVAVGGGRPSHLNRGWFVEPTVLANVDNNMRVAREEIFGPVVSVIPYGDTEEAVRIANDSEFGLGGGVYSSDTARGLEVARRIQTGTITLNGIGLETCAPFGGVKQSGLGRELGPEGLSAYFNLKSIMGLPATSPG, via the coding sequence ATGGACGAGCGCCGGCAGTTGTTTATCGGCGGAAAGTGGGTCGACTCGGCGGCAACCGCCTCGATCGACGTAATCAGCGCCTCGACCGAGGAAGTACTCGGGCGCGTCCCGGACGCAGTGCCAGCCGATATCGACCGGGGGGTAGCCGCCGCCCGAGCCGTGTTCGACGGAGGCGAGTGGTCGGGGCTCGCACCTACTGACCGGGCTGCTTACCTGAACGCCCTCGCGCAGGCCCTGCAACGGCGCGACACCGAGATCACTTCGACGATCACATCCGAGAACGGCTCGCCGATCTCCCTCTGCTCGATGCTGCAACTGCTCCCAACCACCATGACCCTCGACTACTACGCCGATCTGGCGAGAAACCTCCAGGTCGAAGAGCGACGCGAGGGGATGCTCGGAGGGGTCGTTGTCCGCCGTGAGCCGATCGGTGTCGTTGCCGCGATCGTGCCGTGGAACGTTCCCCTCTACACCGCGGCGTTGAAGCTTGGTCCCGCCCTCGCCGCCGGGTGCACCGTGGTGCTCAAACCGAGCCCTGAAACTGCGCTCGACGCCTACCTTCTGGCTGACGCGCTCATCGAGATCGGCCTCCCCCCCGGGGTCGTGAACATCGTCGCCGCGGATCGGGAAACCAGCGCGTACCTGGTCACCCATCCCGGGATCGACAAGGTCGCCTTCACGGGAAGCACCGCAGCCGGCAAGACGATCGCGGCAGCGTGCGGTGAGCTCCTGCGCCCGGTAAGCCTCGAGCTCGGCGGCAAATCGGCGGCCATCGTGCTCGACGACGCGGATCTGGGCCAGGTGGCCGACGCCCTGCTGCCGATGGCTTCGATGATGTTCAGCGGCCAGGCATGCATCGCACAGACACGGGTCCTCGCGCCCCAAGATCGCTACGACGAAGTTGTGGAAGCTCTCGCGGAGAAGGTCCGAACCCTACCCGTCGGCGATCCGTTCGATCCTTCGACGATGTTCGGGCCTCTGGTCAGCTCACGCCAGCGGGATCGCGTCGAGTCGTACATCGCGCTGGGTCAAGAGGAGGGGGCCAAGGTCGCGGTCGGCGGAGGAAGGCCGTCGCATCTGAACCGGGGATGGTTCGTGGAGCCCACGGTCCTTGCCAACGTCGACAACAACATGCGCGTCGCGCGAGAGGAGATCTTCGGACCGGTGGTATCGGTGATCCCGTACGGGGACACCGAGGAGGCGGTCCGAATAGCCAACGACTCCGAGTTCGGTCTCGGAGGCGGGGTTTACAGCTCCGACACCGCGCGTGGCCTGGAGGTCGCCCGGCGGATCCAGACCGGAACCATCACGTTGAATGGGATCGGGCTCGAAACCTGCGCTCCGTTCGGCGGGGTAAAACAGTCGGGCCTCGGCCGCGAGCTCGGTCCGGAGGGCCTGTCGGCTTACTTCAACCTGAAGTCGATCATGGGACTGCCGGCTACGAGTCCCGGCTGA
- a CDS encoding glucose 1-dehydrogenase has protein sequence MLAESFRIDGRVAIVTGASRGIGAATALELAASGADLVVSSRNAEDLSSLASKVESETGRRVVPIPADLNDLASLPQLIEAATSAFGRLDIVVNNVGGTMPRPFLDTSPGYLERAFHFNVTVAFELTRLAAPVMLASDGGSVVNVASAIGRLADRGFVAYGTAKAALIHMTRLIALDLAPRVRVNVVAPGAIETEALGTVLTDEMRRTMISLTPGRRLGRAEDIAAAILYLASDAGSYVTGKVLEVDGGQNVANLPLGLPDL, from the coding sequence ATGCTCGCTGAAAGTTTCCGGATCGACGGCCGGGTAGCGATAGTCACCGGGGCCAGTCGAGGTATCGGCGCGGCGACAGCTTTGGAGCTCGCAGCCTCCGGAGCGGACCTGGTCGTTTCGTCCCGCAACGCTGAGGACCTCAGCTCGCTCGCCTCGAAGGTTGAGAGCGAGACCGGCAGACGCGTCGTGCCGATCCCGGCCGATCTCAACGACCTAGCTTCGCTTCCTCAGCTGATTGAGGCCGCGACATCGGCGTTCGGCCGACTGGACATAGTCGTGAATAACGTCGGGGGCACCATGCCGAGACCGTTCCTCGACACCAGCCCGGGCTATCTCGAGCGGGCGTTCCATTTCAACGTAACCGTCGCGTTCGAGCTCACCCGTCTCGCTGCGCCGGTGATGCTGGCTTCCGACGGTGGGTCGGTCGTCAACGTCGCATCCGCGATCGGGCGGCTTGCCGACCGCGGGTTCGTCGCCTACGGGACGGCCAAAGCCGCTCTCATCCACATGACCCGGCTGATCGCGTTGGACCTGGCACCGCGAGTCCGGGTAAACGTCGTCGCCCCAGGAGCGATCGAGACCGAGGCGCTGGGTACGGTTCTGACCGATGAAATGCGCCGAACGATGATCAGTCTTACCCCAGGCAGGCGGTTGGGCCGCGCCGAGGACATCGCGGCGGCGATCCTCTACCTTGCTTCCGATGCCGGGTCATACGTGACCGGCAAGGTGCTCGAGGTCGACGGCGGTCAGAACGTGGCCAACCTTCCGCTCGGCTTGCCCGACCTGTGA
- a CDS encoding flavin reductase family protein, protein MKVETGHFRTVLGHFASGVVIVTGMHDDGPAGLTCQSFFSLSLDPPLVAFAPGKSSKSWPKASFTGNLCLNVLAADQEELAWTFADSDADKFSGLGWTPAGHGAPHIEGALAWIDCTVDEIHEAGDHYLVVARVTELESRDGEPLVFFRGGFGTFRV, encoded by the coding sequence GTGAAGGTCGAGACAGGTCACTTTCGGACCGTCCTCGGTCACTTTGCAAGCGGCGTCGTCATCGTCACCGGAATGCACGACGACGGGCCCGCGGGTCTCACCTGCCAGTCGTTCTTCAGCCTGTCGCTCGATCCACCTCTCGTGGCTTTCGCGCCCGGGAAGTCCTCCAAGAGCTGGCCCAAGGCGTCGTTCACAGGAAACCTCTGCCTGAACGTTCTCGCGGCCGACCAGGAAGAACTCGCATGGACCTTCGCGGACTCTGATGCCGACAAATTCTCAGGCCTGGGTTGGACCCCCGCCGGTCATGGTGCTCCGCATATCGAAGGAGCCCTCGCATGGATCGACTGCACGGTCGACGAGATCCACGAGGCGGGAGACCATTATCTGGTGGTAGCGCGAGTGACAGAGCTCGAGTCCAGGGACGGAGAGCCCTTGGTCTTCTTCCGGGGCGGCTTCGGCACCTTCAGGGTGTAG
- a CDS encoding nuclear transport factor 2 family protein, translating into MTPEDLVDIEAIKAIKYRYIRGVDLRDGDLIGSTLTEDASAAYSAGKLSFQGRDAIVSFIITSMPAGDFLTAHRVHHPEIALTGPDTATARWALDDTVIIRSANLTLRGAAYYEDELVKRDGEWRIKHTGYRRLFEETTTRDGVTLTDHWWIDDEKLDAGKEPATP; encoded by the coding sequence ATGACACCCGAAGACCTCGTCGACATCGAGGCGATCAAAGCGATCAAGTACCGGTACATCCGGGGCGTCGACCTTCGCGATGGCGATCTGATCGGTTCCACGCTGACCGAGGACGCTTCGGCGGCGTACAGCGCCGGAAAGCTCAGCTTCCAGGGCCGCGACGCGATCGTCTCGTTCATCATCACCTCGATGCCGGCCGGAGATTTTCTCACCGCTCACCGGGTGCACCACCCGGAAATCGCCCTCACCGGACCCGACACGGCAACTGCCAGGTGGGCGCTCGACGACACTGTCATCATCCGCAGCGCCAACCTCACTCTGCGGGGCGCGGCCTACTACGAGGACGAGTTGGTGAAGCGTGACGGGGAGTGGCGCATCAAGCACACCGGTTACCGGCGCCTATTCGAGGAGACGACCACCAGGGACGGGGTGACCCTAACGGACCACTGGTGGATCGACGACGAAAAGCTGGACGCCGGGAAGGAACCGGCTACACCCTGA
- a CDS encoding flavin-dependent monooxygenase, which translates to MSELEVLDRIRELTPLLRDRAVAAEQARRLPDESVKELKETGVVRLLQPKRFGGFEADPRLFYESLLSVAAACGSTGWVTGVVGVHPWQIALFPDKVQHEVWDEDPDTWASSSYMPGGRMIPTEGGYVLNGRWSFSSGCDHCQWVILGVMLDRGEGSPPEMWNVLIPRSDYRIEDVWHVMGLCGTGSNDIIVEDLFVPEHRTLNLVKMFNWESPGLEVNKSPLYRMPFGTMFANAITGAIIGMAEGILVENLEYTKARVSKSWGKATDDPYTVSALGRAASEVDACRTQLLRNIGDMYETVLRSEPITLDARSRARRDQVQGTARAIAAIDEIFDRSGAGTISLSNAIQRLWRDAHAGRHHTVNSVDRSLHSYGMTVMEFPPTDVML; encoded by the coding sequence GTGAGCGAGCTCGAGGTACTCGACAGGATCCGGGAGCTCACGCCGCTCCTTCGCGACCGCGCTGTCGCCGCGGAGCAGGCCCGGCGCCTTCCGGACGAGTCGGTCAAGGAGCTCAAGGAGACCGGCGTCGTGCGCCTGCTCCAGCCGAAGCGCTTCGGCGGTTTCGAAGCCGATCCGAGACTCTTCTACGAGTCGCTGCTGAGCGTCGCCGCCGCATGCGGTTCGACTGGCTGGGTCACCGGGGTAGTGGGGGTTCACCCGTGGCAGATCGCCCTGTTCCCCGACAAGGTCCAGCACGAGGTTTGGGACGAGGACCCCGACACCTGGGCTAGCTCCTCATATATGCCGGGTGGGCGCATGATCCCGACCGAGGGCGGATACGTCCTCAACGGACGTTGGAGCTTCTCGTCAGGCTGCGACCACTGCCAGTGGGTCATTCTCGGCGTCATGCTCGATCGGGGCGAGGGATCACCACCCGAGATGTGGAACGTACTCATCCCTCGAAGCGACTACCGGATCGAGGACGTGTGGCACGTGATGGGTCTCTGCGGCACCGGGAGCAACGACATCATCGTCGAGGATCTGTTCGTTCCCGAGCACCGGACCCTCAACCTGGTGAAGATGTTCAACTGGGAAAGCCCCGGTCTGGAAGTGAACAAGTCGCCTCTGTACAGGATGCCGTTCGGGACCATGTTCGCCAACGCGATCACCGGGGCGATCATCGGCATGGCAGAAGGGATACTCGTCGAGAACCTCGAGTACACCAAGGCTCGGGTGAGCAAGAGCTGGGGCAAGGCGACCGACGACCCCTACACCGTTTCGGCCCTCGGCCGGGCGGCATCCGAAGTCGACGCTTGCCGGACCCAGCTTCTTCGCAACATCGGGGACATGTACGAAACCGTTCTGCGGAGCGAGCCGATCACCCTCGACGCGAGAAGCCGGGCGCGGCGTGACCAGGTACAAGGGACGGCGCGCGCGATCGCCGCCATCGACGAGATATTCGATCGCAGCGGCGCGGGAACGATCAGTCTCTCGAATGCGATCCAGAGGCTTTGGCGCGACGCCCACGCCGGTCGTCACCACACGGTCAACTCGGTGGACCGGTCGCTGCACAGCTACGGAATGACCGTGATGGAGTTCCCGCCAACCGATGTGATGCTGTAG
- a CDS encoding alpha/beta fold hydrolase: protein MSAVTTLDFETTSRYLEGDYRIHYHEAGDGPALVLLHGSGPGVSGWSNFRGNFPVFAGQFRTVIMDMPGFGKSERPELDRAYPRVAADGLARLLDGIGIEKANLLGNSMGGYVALEFALAYPDRVDRMVLMGPGGLAVNILGPDPSEGARRLGDFMMAPSKGAMEAWVDTMVANKAVVDDQLIEERLANATVPGALESAIAIFSSLGQHPEPVPMWARLRGVKAPTLITWGRDDRMLPVEGALMGFRQLPNAELHIFSKCGHWAQVERKDEFERLVIEFLTRD from the coding sequence GTGAGCGCGGTCACCACTTTGGACTTCGAGACCACCAGCAGGTACCTCGAGGGCGACTACCGGATCCACTACCACGAGGCGGGCGACGGTCCCGCGCTTGTGCTTTTGCACGGCTCCGGGCCGGGGGTCAGCGGGTGGTCGAATTTCAGGGGCAACTTCCCGGTGTTCGCCGGGCAGTTCCGCACCGTGATCATGGATATGCCGGGTTTCGGCAAGAGCGAGCGACCGGAACTCGACCGCGCCTACCCGCGTGTCGCGGCCGACGGTCTCGCACGTCTTCTCGACGGGATTGGCATCGAGAAGGCAAACCTGCTCGGCAACTCGATGGGCGGATACGTAGCCCTGGAGTTCGCGCTCGCGTACCCCGACCGGGTCGACCGGATGGTCTTGATGGGGCCAGGTGGGCTTGCGGTCAACATCCTCGGACCGGACCCGAGCGAGGGCGCCCGCCGCCTCGGGGATTTCATGATGGCCCCATCGAAGGGGGCGATGGAAGCCTGGGTCGACACCATGGTCGCCAACAAGGCCGTCGTGGACGATCAGCTCATCGAAGAGCGGCTTGCCAACGCGACCGTCCCGGGCGCACTCGAATCGGCGATCGCCATCTTCTCTTCGCTTGGTCAGCATCCGGAGCCGGTACCGATGTGGGCGAGGCTCAGGGGGGTCAAGGCTCCGACGCTGATCACCTGGGGCCGTGACGACCGGATGCTGCCGGTCGAGGGAGCGCTGATGGGTTTCCGCCAGCTCCCCAACGCCGAGCTGCACATCTTCTCGAAGTGCGGTCACTGGGCGCAGGTCGAGCGCAAAGACGAGTTCGAACGTCTGGTGATCGAGTTTCTTACGAGGGACTGA
- a CDS encoding FAD-dependent oxidoreductase encodes MESGWDQVFDVVVVGSGAGGMTAALTASSAGAKAVVIEKAPKYGGSTALSGGGIWAPNNPTLLRRGLRDDPSDVRTYLRSIVGDRVPASRIDTYAAAAPLALDFLERTSPHLRFFWCRGYSDYHPEAPGGRPNGRSIEARPFDKRQLGPLEKDLLATGLGGPAGLWITATDFHDLGQVTRTWLGKKALLRAMGRVASNVVRRRRMATTGQALVARLRLALAEAGVEMWLSSPVVELVVENGRVAGVVVERDGNRVRIQAAQGVVLATGGFDHNQELRAKFFGQVDHDWSMGAPSNTGDGIRLGEALGAATDLMDDAWWMPAFELPKHRLFPLVSERSMPGSIIVNQAGNRFTNESAPYVNFVHDQLRLEAEHGGYVPAWFLMDHRARRRYQFAAVLPGQPFPKSWYAVGNMHKADSIESLATSIGVPAGALRAAVEEFNSAVRAGHDDKFNRGDSAYDRYYGDPTLPNPCLNELVKPPFYAAKLVPGDLGTKGGLVTDEQARVLREDGSVVEGLYATGNTSASVMGNEYAGPGATIGPSITFGWVAARHATGDPFDASTARVPVPIPA; translated from the coding sequence ATGGAATCCGGTTGGGATCAGGTCTTCGACGTCGTTGTCGTCGGCAGCGGCGCCGGGGGAATGACGGCCGCGCTCACCGCGTCGTCGGCAGGGGCGAAGGCAGTGGTGATCGAAAAGGCCCCCAAGTACGGCGGAAGCACCGCTCTGTCGGGCGGGGGCATCTGGGCGCCGAACAACCCGACCCTCCTCCGCCGAGGCTTGCGCGACGACCCGTCTGACGTTCGTACCTACCTCCGCAGCATCGTCGGGGACCGCGTACCCGCCTCGCGCATCGACACCTACGCCGCGGCCGCTCCGCTGGCCCTCGACTTCCTCGAGAGGACGAGTCCCCATCTCCGATTCTTCTGGTGCCGCGGCTACAGCGACTACCACCCTGAAGCCCCGGGCGGGCGGCCGAACGGCCGGTCGATCGAGGCGCGGCCGTTCGACAAGAGGCAGCTCGGTCCACTCGAGAAAGACTTGCTGGCAACCGGGCTCGGCGGTCCTGCCGGACTCTGGATCACCGCGACGGACTTCCATGATCTCGGCCAGGTGACCCGCACTTGGCTGGGCAAGAAGGCCCTCCTGAGGGCGATGGGCCGGGTGGCTTCGAACGTGGTCCGGCGCCGGCGAATGGCGACCACCGGGCAGGCTCTGGTGGCGAGGCTGCGCCTGGCGCTCGCCGAGGCGGGTGTGGAGATGTGGCTTTCCTCCCCGGTTGTCGAACTCGTGGTGGAGAACGGGCGCGTCGCCGGAGTCGTGGTCGAGCGTGACGGCAATAGGGTCAGGATTCAGGCGGCGCAGGGCGTGGTCCTTGCAACGGGAGGCTTCGACCACAACCAGGAGCTCCGGGCGAAGTTCTTCGGGCAGGTCGACCACGACTGGAGCATGGGCGCCCCGAGCAACACCGGCGACGGGATTCGTCTCGGCGAAGCGCTCGGTGCTGCGACCGACCTGATGGATGACGCTTGGTGGATGCCGGCGTTCGAGCTGCCCAAGCACCGCCTGTTCCCACTGGTCTCCGAGCGGTCCATGCCGGGTTCGATAATCGTGAACCAGGCCGGGAACCGCTTCACGAACGAGTCGGCTCCGTATGTCAACTTCGTGCACGACCAGCTACGTCTGGAGGCAGAGCACGGCGGTTACGTGCCGGCGTGGTTCCTGATGGACCACCGCGCCAGGCGGCGCTACCAGTTCGCCGCGGTCCTGCCGGGACAGCCTTTCCCCAAGTCGTGGTACGCGGTCGGGAACATGCACAAGGCGGACTCGATCGAATCGCTTGCAACTTCGATCGGTGTCCCGGCCGGAGCTCTCCGAGCGGCGGTCGAGGAGTTCAACTCTGCGGTCAGAGCGGGACACGACGACAAGTTCAACCGCGGGGACAGTGCCTACGACCGCTATTACGGAGACCCGACCCTCCCCAACCCATGTCTCAACGAGTTGGTGAAGCCACCTTTCTATGCCGCAAAGCTCGTCCCGGGTGACCTCGGCACGAAGGGCGGTCTCGTCACCGACGAGCAGGCTCGGGTTCTACGCGAGGACGGCTCCGTCGTGGAAGGCCTTTACGCCACGGGCAACACATCGGCGTCCGTGATGGGCAACGAGTACGCAGGTCCCGGAGCAACGATCGGCCCGAGCATCACCTTCGGGTGGGTCGCTGCGCGCCATGCGACAGGCGACCCGTTCGACGCTTCCACCGCGCGGGTGCCGGTTCCGATCCCGGCATAA
- a CDS encoding IclR family transcriptional regulator has product MAVQQMGGEGGLETDDRGHRESVAERISLIIDAFDASTPTLSLSQLTDRTGLPKSTVHRMADQLVDLRWLERTTTGYRLGIRFFEVGGLVSTRTHLRERALPYLQDLQAATHHSVHLGILEGNDVVILEKIWGHGAPSLPTRVGGRMPAHCTAAGKALLAFSTDKVVDEVIGRGLERRTGRTIVVPELFRQELATVRTAHWALETEENVAGMRCVAAPIRGAGRAIAAVSVSGPVHQVDVSRTVPLVRRCAADIWSQLFGKRTAEQKVSTDPDSANPWDVEQWRDWLDQFAGEWL; this is encoded by the coding sequence GTGGCAGTACAGCAAATGGGGGGAGAGGGCGGGTTGGAGACCGACGACCGGGGTCACCGTGAGTCGGTAGCTGAGCGAATATCGCTGATCATTGATGCTTTCGATGCATCGACACCTACTCTCAGCCTGAGCCAGCTCACCGACCGGACCGGGCTCCCGAAGTCGACGGTCCACCGCATGGCCGACCAGCTCGTCGACTTGCGATGGCTGGAACGCACCACGACGGGGTACCGGCTCGGCATCCGGTTCTTCGAGGTCGGCGGCTTGGTGTCGACACGGACGCACCTGCGCGAGCGTGCCCTCCCCTACCTCCAGGATCTTCAGGCGGCCACGCACCACTCGGTCCATCTCGGGATCCTCGAAGGCAATGACGTCGTGATCCTCGAGAAGATCTGGGGTCACGGCGCGCCGAGCCTGCCAACCCGTGTCGGGGGCCGGATGCCCGCGCACTGCACCGCGGCCGGCAAGGCCCTTTTGGCCTTCTCGACCGACAAGGTCGTCGACGAGGTAATCGGGCGGGGTCTTGAGCGACGGACCGGGAGGACGATCGTCGTGCCCGAACTCTTCCGCCAGGAGCTGGCAACGGTCCGCACTGCCCACTGGGCCCTCGAGACCGAGGAGAACGTCGCGGGCATGCGCTGCGTGGCAGCCCCGATCCGGGGTGCCGGGCGTGCGATAGCCGCCGTGTCCGTGAGTGGTCCCGTCCATCAGGTCGATGTAAGCCGCACGGTTCCTCTGGTGAGGCGCTGCGCCGCCGATATCTGGAGCCAGCTGTTCGGCAAGCGCACAGCTGAACAGAAGGTGAGCACCGATCCCGACTCGGCGAACCCCTGGGACGTGGAGCAATGGCGCGACTGGCTCGACCAGTTCGCCGGCGAGTGGTTGTAG
- a CDS encoding TIGR03619 family F420-dependent LLM class oxidoreductase, translating into MRFSTMYSMIDPSFYAPLAKAAEDAGFHSIGLADSICYPKDSDSSYPYNSDGTREFLENKPFIEPLICAAAMAAVTSTIRFHTAVLKLPIRNPVIFAKEVTSVAAITGGRFDLGVGISPWPDDYEVCGVPWEGRGRRFEECIDVINKLSSGSYVEHHGEFYDFRPIRLNPGATIPILIGGHSEKSLERAGRLGDGWLPAGMSTDEIAASIVKINEYRKRYGRDHLPFAVHAICMDAFTADGVRRLADIGVTHAVGGFSSFNPYGREADTETLQEKIDAFNRYSDKVISAVADLVEA; encoded by the coding sequence ATGCGGTTTTCGACGATGTACTCGATGATCGATCCGTCGTTCTACGCCCCGCTCGCCAAAGCGGCCGAGGACGCCGGATTTCACAGCATCGGGCTGGCGGACAGCATCTGCTACCCGAAGGATTCCGATTCCAGCTACCCGTACAACTCGGACGGCACCCGGGAGTTCCTCGAAAACAAGCCATTTATCGAGCCGCTCATCTGTGCCGCCGCGATGGCCGCGGTGACCTCGACGATCCGGTTCCACACCGCGGTGCTGAAGCTGCCGATTCGCAACCCGGTGATCTTCGCCAAGGAGGTGACCTCGGTCGCGGCGATTACGGGTGGTCGCTTTGATCTGGGAGTCGGGATCAGCCCGTGGCCCGACGACTACGAAGTCTGCGGGGTTCCCTGGGAGGGAAGGGGGCGGCGATTCGAGGAATGCATAGACGTCATCAACAAGCTTTCGAGCGGCAGTTACGTCGAACACCACGGCGAGTTCTACGACTTCCGCCCGATCAGGTTGAACCCTGGCGCCACCATCCCGATCCTGATCGGCGGCCACTCGGAAAAGAGCCTCGAGCGGGCCGGGCGCCTCGGCGACGGCTGGCTCCCCGCTGGTATGTCCACCGACGAGATCGCCGCTTCGATCGTCAAGATCAACGAGTACCGCAAGCGCTACGGACGGGACCACTTGCCGTTCGCAGTGCACGCGATCTGCATGGACGCCTTCACCGCCGACGGCGTGCGACGCCTCGCCGATATCGGCGTGACTCACGCGGTCGGGGGTTTCAGCTCCTTCAACCCCTATGGCCGGGAGGCCGACACCGAGACACTGCAGGAGAAGATCGACGCCTTCAACCGCTACTCCGACAAGGTGATCTCGGCCGTCGCCGACCTAGTAGAGGCCTGA
- a CDS encoding 2-keto-4-pentenoate hydratase, translated as MSGLSPEQRQRAADALWAAERDREPIGPLTIDYPDIDVVDAYEIQLINIRRRLADGRLIRGHKVGLSSKAMQEMMGVDEPDYGHLLDDMFVFEDEEVDTAGLCYPRVEVEVGFILGAPLPAPGCNAADVLRATEYVVPAIEIIDSRIRDWKIALCDTIADNASSCRVVLGARATRIDAVDLRTVGATLRRNGTVIATGSTGAVLGNPVTSVAWLANKVHRFGVRLEAGHVVLPGSCTRAFDVAPGDNLRADFDTLGGVSINFR; from the coding sequence ATGAGCGGCCTGAGCCCCGAGCAGCGCCAGCGCGCCGCAGACGCGCTCTGGGCCGCCGAGCGCGACCGCGAGCCCATCGGCCCCTTGACCATCGACTACCCGGACATCGATGTCGTCGACGCGTACGAAATTCAGCTCATCAACATCCGCCGCCGGCTGGCTGACGGACGCCTGATTCGGGGTCACAAGGTGGGCCTGTCATCGAAGGCCATGCAGGAGATGATGGGTGTCGACGAGCCCGACTACGGGCACCTCCTCGACGACATGTTCGTGTTCGAGGACGAGGAGGTCGACACCGCCGGCCTTTGCTATCCGAGGGTAGAGGTCGAGGTGGGATTCATCCTGGGCGCGCCGCTCCCGGCACCAGGATGCAACGCGGCCGACGTGTTGAGAGCCACCGAGTACGTGGTACCCGCGATCGAGATCATCGACTCCAGGATCCGTGACTGGAAGATCGCGCTGTGCGACACGATTGCTGACAACGCCTCCTCGTGTCGCGTGGTCCTCGGCGCGCGTGCGACGAGAATCGACGCGGTGGACCTGCGAACGGTGGGTGCCACTCTCAGGCGCAACGGAACGGTCATCGCCACGGGAAGCACCGGTGCGGTGCTCGGAAATCCGGTGACTTCGGTCGCGTGGCTGGCCAATAAAGTCCACAGGTTTGGGGTACGCCTTGAAGCGGGTCACGTAGTTCTTCCCGGGTCGTGCACCAGGGCCTTCGACGTGGCCCCAGGCGACAACTTGCGGGCGGACTTCGACACGCTTGGCGGCGTGTCTATCAATTTCCGATGA
- a CDS encoding acetaldehyde dehydrogenase (acetylating) produces MAISDDWLEDDQMAKVTAAIVGSGNIGTDLLYKLLRSEWIEPRYMVGVDPDSRGLADARRLGLEASHEGVDWLLQRPELPELVFEATSAYVHRANSAKYLDAGIRAIDLTPAAIGPFVVPPVNLVEHINERNVNMVTCGGQATIPMVHAVSRVVDVDYAEIVATVSSVSAGPGTRQNIDEFTRTTSRGVEVLGGAATGKAIIVLNPADPPIIMRDTIFCSLPGDADRDKVDRSIRQMVESVQGYVPGYRLRTDPQFDDVPDGKGGMTGRVAVFVEVEGAGDFLPPYAGNLDIMTAAAAKVGDEIARHITSTD; encoded by the coding sequence GTGGCAATTTCCGATGACTGGCTGGAGGACGACCAGATGGCCAAGGTGACAGCGGCAATCGTCGGATCGGGGAACATCGGCACCGACCTGCTGTACAAGCTTCTCCGCTCAGAGTGGATCGAACCGCGGTACATGGTGGGAGTCGACCCCGATTCGAGGGGGCTTGCCGACGCTCGCCGTTTGGGCCTCGAAGCCTCGCACGAGGGCGTCGATTGGCTACTTCAGCGACCGGAGTTGCCCGAGCTGGTGTTCGAAGCGACGTCCGCGTACGTGCACCGCGCAAACTCCGCCAAGTACCTCGACGCTGGTATCCGGGCCATCGATCTGACTCCGGCGGCAATCGGACCGTTCGTGGTGCCACCGGTGAACCTGGTCGAGCACATCAACGAGCGGAACGTCAACATGGTCACGTGCGGCGGACAGGCGACCATCCCGATGGTTCACGCGGTGTCGAGGGTCGTCGACGTCGATTACGCAGAAATCGTAGCGACAGTCTCGTCTGTGTCAGCCGGGCCGGGAACACGCCAGAACATCGACGAGTTCACCCGGACGACATCTCGAGGCGTCGAGGTACTGGGTGGTGCCGCGACCGGCAAGGCGATCATCGTGCTCAACCCGGCGGATCCGCCGATCATCATGCGGGACACGATTTTCTGCTCGCTCCCCGGCGATGCCGACCGCGACAAGGTGGACCGCTCGATCCGTCAGATGGTCGAGTCGGTCCAGGGCTATGTGCCCGGCTACCGCTTGCGTACGGACCCGCAATTCGACGACGTACCAGACGGGAAGGGCGGGATGACCGGGCGGGTGGCGGTCTTCGTAGAGGTGGAAGGCGCCGGCGACTTCCTTCCCCCCTACGCCGGCAACCTTGACATCATGACCGCCGCGGCGGCGAAGGTCGGCGACGAGATCGCCCGGCACATCACATCAACGGACTGA